The Salvelinus fontinalis isolate EN_2023a chromosome 9, ASM2944872v1, whole genome shotgun sequence genome has a window encoding:
- the LOC129862683 gene encoding arg8-vasotocin receptor-like: protein MHSSLKRVNQSLVFSPTNDPMMGILGNGTVLPNGSDPFGRNEEVAKIEITVLSITFVVAVIGNVSVLLAMYNTKKKTSRMHLFIRHLSIADLVVAFFQVLPQICWEITFRFYGPDFLCRIVKHLQVMGMFASTYMMVMMTLDRYIAICHPLKTLQQPTQRSYIMIISTWMSSLVLSMPQYFIFSLSEIKNGSEVYDCWGHFIEPWGVKAYITWITVGIFLIPVFILMIFYGFICHSIWKNIKYKTKKTPVGGASKNGLMGKNSVSSVTTISRAKLRTVKMTFVIVLAYIICWSPFFIVQMWSVWDENFAWDDSENTAVSLSALLASLNSCCNPWIYMIFSGHLLHDFTHCFPCCNNLRHTFKKEDSDSSLRRNTILSKMTNRSPTCSSGTWKDPDNSTKSSVPSIQTET from the exons ATGCACTCCTCTCTTAAAAGAGTCAACCAGTCTCTGGTTTTCAGTCCTACGAATGATCCGATGATGGGGATCCTTGGCAATGGCACCGTACTCCCGAACGGGAGCGATCCTTTCGGTAGAAACGAAGAGGTCGCAAAAATAGAGATAACGGTCCTGAGCATCACCTTTGTGGTGGCCGTGATTGGGAACGTCAGTGTCTTGCTGGCCATGTACAACACCAAGAAAAAGACTTCGAGAATGCACCTCTTCATCCGTCACCTTAGTATTGCTGATCTAGTGGTCGCCTTCTTTCAGGTCCTGCCGCAGATATGCTGGGAGATCACCTTTCGCTTCTACGGACCAGATTTCCTGTGCAGGATAGTGAAGCACCTCCAGGTGATGGGCATGTTCGCCTCCACCtacatgatggtgatgatgacccTGGACCGTTACATCGCCATATGCCACCCTCTGAAAACCCTCCAGCAGCCCACCCAGCGGTCTTACATCATGATCATTAGCACCTGGATGAGTAGTCTGGTCCTCAGCATGCCACAGTACTTTATATTCTCCCTGAGTGAGATCAAGAACGGCTCGGAGGTCTACGACTGCTGGGGCCACTTCATAGAACCGTGGGGCGTAAAAGCATACATTACTTGGATAACCGTTGGCATCTTCCTCATCCCCGTGTTCATTCTGATGATATTCTACGGGTTCATCTGCCACAGCATATGGAAAAATATCAAGTATAAGACCAAGAAGACACCCGTGGGAGGTGCGTCTAAAAACGGTCTCATGGGCAAGAACTCCGTTAGCAGCGTCACCACTATATCCAGAGCGAAGTTGAGAACGGTCAAAATGACTTTTGTGATTGTTCTGGCGTACATTATTTGCTGGTCACCTTTCTTCATCGTACAGATGTGGTCGGTTTGGGATGAGAACTTCGCATGGGATG ATTCTGAGAACACGGCTGTCTCACTGTCCGCGCTCCTCGCGAGTCTTAACAGCTGCTGTAACCCGTGGATATACATGATCTTCAGCGGGCATCTCCTACACGACTTTACGCACTGTTTCCCGTGCTGTAATAATTTACGCCACACGTTCAAGAAAGAGGACTCTGACAGCAGTCTCCGGAGAAATACGATATTGAGTAAAATGACCAACCGGAGCCCAACATGCAGTTCGGGCACATGGAAAGACCCTGACAACTCGACGAAATCCTCCGTTCCATCTATCCAAACGGAGACCTAA
- the LOC129861838 gene encoding uncharacterized protein LOC129861838, with protein sequence MPNPPQHYDTVPQHYDTVQYSNPPQHYDTVPQHYDTVQYSNPPQHYDTGQYSNPPQHYDTVPQHYDTVQYSNPPQYYDTVPQHYDTVQYSNPPQYYDTVPQHYDTVQYSNPPQHYDTVPQHYDTVQYSNPPQHYDTVAQHYETVQYSNPPQHYDTVQYSNPPQHYDTVQYSNPPQHYDMVPQHYDTVQYSNPPQHYDTVQYSNPPQHYDTVQYSNPPQHYDTVAQHYETVQYSNPPQHYDTVQYSNSPQHYDMVPQHYDTMQYSNPPQHYDTVQYSNPPQPYDTVPQHYDTVQYSNPPQHYDTVPQHYDTVQYSSP encoded by the coding sequence ATGCCAAATCCTCCTCAGCATTATGACACGGTGCCTCAGCACTATGACACGGTGCAGTATTCAAATCCTCCTCAGCATTATGACACGGTGCCTCAGCACTATGACACAGTGCAGTATTCAAATCCTCCTCAGCATTATGACACGGGGCAGTATTCAAATCCTCCTCAGCACTACGACACGGTGCCTCAGCACTATGACACGGTGCAGTATTCAAATCCTCCTCAGTATTATGACACGGTGCCTCAGCACTATGACACGGTGCAGTATTCAAATCCTCCTCAGTATTATGACACGGTGCCTCAGCACTATGACACGGTGCAGTATTCAAATCCTCCTCAGCATTATGACACGGTGCCTCAGCACTATGACACGGTGCAGTATTCAAATCCTCCTCAGCATTATGACACGGTGGCTCAGCACTATGAGACGGTGCAGTATTCAAATCCTCCTCAGCACTATGACACGGTGCAGTATTCAAATCCTCCTCAGCACTATGACACGGTGCAGTATTCAAATCCTCCTCAGCATTATGACATGGTGCCTCAGCACTATGACACGGTGCAGTATTCAAATCCTCCTCAGCACTATGACACGGTGCAGTATTCAAATCCTCCTCAGCACTATGACACGGTGCAGTATTCAAATCCTCCTCAGCATTATGACACGGTGGCTCAGCACTATGAGACGGTGCAGTATTCAAATCCTCCTCAGCACTATGACACGGTGCAGTATTCAAATTCTCCTCAGCATTATGACATGGTGCCTCAGCACTATGACACGATGCAGTATTCAAATCCTCCTCAGCACTATGACACGGTGCAGTATTCAAATCCTCCTCAGCCTTATGACACGGTGCCTCAGCACTATGACACGGTGCAGTATTCAAATCCTCCTCAGCATTATGACACGGTGCCTCAGCACTATGACACGGTGCAGTATTCAagtccatag